In one window of Tripterygium wilfordii isolate XIE 37 chromosome 1, ASM1340144v1, whole genome shotgun sequence DNA:
- the LOC119987123 gene encoding dof zinc finger protein DOF2.4-like, with translation MIQELFGGHAAALIGGERKISINGSTLLEPTPSPSPSPSPSSSTKPTNTTTTTTTTTSSDQKENLRCPRCDSSNTKFCYYNNYNLTQPRHFCKTCRRYWTKGGALRNVPIGGGCRKNKNTTISTSISKSSANEIKTLATDFGIGSSSFRGFDYHHELASNPISFSSPQSSHHLLSLLRPNPNPNPNFVKGEGVMIGSHMMSSEPALLNGQTLSLDSLGQAPSLGLCSPYWKNNSQQQNGVIVGQEAQDNSTGLQELYQRLRSSTSTGYYTGQSVPGVPSNVGSSSASSYSSILEPNPAATGNQLGYWSNNPAFSSSWSDLPTTNGAYP, from the coding sequence ATGATCCAAGAACTCTTTGGAGGTCATGCAGCAGCCCTAATTGGTGGAGAGAGGAAAATCTCCATTAATGGATCAACCCTTTTAGAACCcactccttctccttctccttcaccCTCTCCATCTTCTTCTACTAAACCAACAAATACCACTACTACTACCACTACCACAACTTCATCTGATCAGAaagagaatttgagatgtcCACGATGCGATTCTTCAAACACAAAGTTCTGTTACTACAACAACTACAACCTCACGCAGCCTCGCCACTTCTGCAAAACTTGTCGTCGGTACTGGACCAAAGGCGGCGCCCTCAGAAATGTTCCGATTGGAGGTGGATGCAGGAAGAACAAGAACACAACTATCTCAAcatcaatttcaaaatcaagTGCTAATGAGATAAAAACTTTAGCAACTGATTTCGGAATTGGATCATCGAGCTTTCGAGGGTTTGATTATCATCATGAGCTTGCTTCAAATCCAATTTCATTCTCTTCGCCGCAGAGTTCTCATCATCTTTTGAGCTTGTTAAGgccaaaccctaaccctaaccctaattttGTGAAGGGGGAGGGTGTAATGATTGGATCTCATATGATGTCTTCAGAGCCTGCACTCCTAAATGGTCAAACCCTAAGTTTGGATTCTCTTGGCCAGGCTCCTTCTCTTGGTCTTTGTAGCCCTTATTGGAAAAACAATAGCcaacaacaaaatggggttatAGTTGGTCAAGAAGCTCAAGATAATAGTACTGGACTTCAAGAGCTTTATCAAAGGCTTCGGTCATCAACTAGTACTGGTTATTATACAGGTCAATCAGTCCCAGGTGTTCCAAGCAATGTGGGATCGTCGTCGGCATCTTCTTATTCATCCATCTTGGAGCCAAATCCGGCGGCAACTGGAAACCAATTAGGTTACTGGAGTAATAATCCAGCATTTTCCTCATCGTGGTCTGATCTTCCAACAACAAATGGTGCATATCCTTGA